A window of the Bos indicus x Bos taurus breed Angus x Brahman F1 hybrid chromosome X, Bos_hybrid_MaternalHap_v2.0, whole genome shotgun sequence genome harbors these coding sequences:
- the BCOR gene encoding BCL-6 corepressor isoform X7, translating into MLSATPLYGNVHSWMNSERVRMCGISDDRKIPVNDGDASKARLELREENPLNHNVVDATTAHRIDGLAALSMDRTGLIREGLRVPGNIVYSSLCGLGSEKGREAATTTLGGLGFSSERTPEMQFKPNTPETVEASAVSGKPPNGFSAIYKTPPGIQKSAVPTAETLGLDRPASDKQSPLNINGASYLRLPWVNPYMEGATPAIYPFLDSPNKYSLNMYKALLPQQSYGLAQPLYSPVCTNGERFLYLPPPHYVSPHIPSSLASPMRLSTPSASPAIPPLVHCTDKSLPWKMGVSPGNPVDSHSYPHIQNSKQPRVPSAKAVTSGLPGDTALLLPPSPRPSPRVHLPSQPTADTYSEFHKHYARISTSPSVTLSKPYMTVSSEFPAARLCSSKYPKAPEGAESAQPVPGHTRKTAGQDRKDGSSPPLLEKQTVTKDVTDKPLDLSSKVVDVDTSKADHMKKMAPTVLVHSRAGSGLVLSGSEIPKETLSPPGNGCAIYRSEIISTAPSSWVVPGPSPNEENNGKGLPLKNKALDWALPQQRSSSCPRMGATDTVVTNVSGSVSSAGRPASASPAPNATADGSKTSRGSVDTTPSVIQHVGQPPTTPAKHSGSTGSKGAKASNPEPSFKANENGLPPSSIFLSPNEAFRSPPIPYPRSYLPYPAPEGIALSPLSLHGKGPVYPHPVLLPSGSLFPGHLAPKPGLPYGLPTGRPEFVTYQDALGLGMVHPMLIPHTPIEITKEEKPERRSRSHERARYEDPSLRNRFSEILEASGTKLHPEVTTDKNLKPSPSWNQGKTVVKSDKLVYVDLLREEPDAKTEANTSKPGFTAESVGQSTEPSKPPAEPALQPHRDFVTLRDELGRINDFHDTYAFKQAPGQSVFNLSKENVPAGTNKENLAMPVSTPFLEPTPGSDGPAVTFGKTQEEPKPFCVGGAPPSVDATPTYTKDGADEAESTDGKVLKPKPSKLAKRIANSAGYVGDRFKCVTTELYADSSQLSREQRALQRAMMRFSELEMKEREGGHPPTKDSEVCKFSPTDWERLKGSQDKKPKSVALEEAIADHNNSERCDYSAGSKHDPFEAPDDKDVSVEKYFLDRQPVSDPSADQVTPDMPNSPTLRADRKRKVSGDSSHTETTVEELPEDPLLKAKRRRVSKGLHPKKQRHLLHLRERWEQQVSAAESKPGRQGRKEVTQAAQPEVAAQGNNISEEKPGRKRAEAKGNRTWSEESLKSSDSEQGLPVFSGSPPMRSFSSTNLTGRKQSQPSCTAGSRLPAKQQKIKESQKTDVLCTDEEEDCQAASLLQRYPDNSEKPSGKRLCKTKHLIPQEPRRSLPLPGDYYVENADGKVTVRRFRKRPEPSSDYDLSPAKQDQKPLDRLQPLLPVSQTSQLPCSSSPPEATQSRPMPPEARRLIVNKNAGETLLQRAARLGYEEVVLYCLENKICDVNHRDNAGYCALHEACARGWLNIVRHLLEYGADVNCSAQDGTRPLHDAVENDHLEIVRLLLSYGADPTLATYSGRTIMKMTHSELMEKFLTDYLNDLQGRDDDDSSPNSSSNSNVSWDFYGSSVCEPDDESGYDVLANPPGPEDEDDDNDTCSDMFEFEFSESPLLPCYNVQVSVAQGPRNWLLLSDVLKKLKMSSRIFRCNFPNVEIVTIAEAEFYRQVSASLLFSCSKDLEAFNPESKELLDLVEFTNELQTLLGSSMEWLHPSDTGPDDHW; encoded by the exons ATGCTTTCAGCAACCCCCCTGTATGGGAACGTTCACAGCTGGATGAACAGCGAGAGGGTCCGCATGTGTGGAATCAGTGACGACAG GAAAATTCCCGTAAATGATGGTGACGCTTCAAAGGCCAGACTGGAACTAAGGGAAGAAAATCCCTTGAACCACAACGTG GTGGATGCAACCACGGCCCATCGGATCGATGGCCTGGCAGCGCTGAGCATGGACCGCACTGGCCTGATCCGGGAAGGACTGCGTGTTCCCGGAAACATCGTCTATTCTAGCTTGTGTGGACTGGGCTCAGAGAAAGGGCGGGAGGCTGCCACAACCACTCTAGGCGGTCTGGGGTTTTCTTCCGAAAGAACCCCAGAGATGCAGTTCAAACCGAATACACCCGAGACGGTGGAGGCCTCCGCTGTCTCTGGAAAGCCTCCGAATGGCTTCAGTGCTATATACAAAACACCACCAGGAATACAAAAAAGTGCTGTCCCCACGGCAGAAACTCTGGGCTTAGACAGGCCTGCCAGTGACAAACAGAGCCCGCTCAACATCAATGGTGCTAGTTACCTGCGGCTACCCTGGGTCAATCCCTACATGGAGGGGGCCACGCCAGCCATCTACCCTTTCCTTGACTCGCCAAATAAGTATTCCCTGAACATGTACAAGGCCTTGCTACCTCAGCAGTCGTATGGCCTGGCCCAGCCGCTATATTCGCCAGTCTGCACCAACGGGGAGCGATTTCTCTACCTGCCGCCACCTCACTACGTCAGTCCCCACATCCCATCGTCCCTGGCTTCCCCCATGAGGCTCTCGACGCCTTCCGCTTCTCCAGCCATCCCGCCTCTGGTCCACTGCACAGACAAAAGCCTGCCCTGGAAGATGGGTGTTAGTCCTGGGAACCCGGTCGATTCTCACTCATACCCCCACATCCAGAACAGTAAACAGCCTAGGGTGCCCTCCGCCAAGGCGGTCACCAGCGGCCTGCCAGGGGACACGGCTCTCCTGTTGCCCCCCTCGCCTCGGCCTTCACCCCGAGTCCACCTTCCCTCCCAGCCTACTGCGGACACCTACTCTGAATTCCACAAGCACTATGCCCGGATCTccacctcaccctctgtcaccctgtCAAAGCCATACATGACGGTCAGCAGCGAGTTTCCCGCAGCCAGGCTCTGCAGCAGCAAGTATCCAAAGGCTCCAGAAGGAGCCGAAAGCGCCCAGCCAGTTCCTGGGCACACTCGGAAAACAGCGGGTCAGGACAGAAAGGATGGCAGCTCACCTCCTCTGTTGGAGAAGCAGACGGTTACCAAAGACGTCACCGATAAGCCACTAGACTTGTCTTCTAAAGTGGTGGATGTAGACACTTCCAAAGCTGACCACATGAAGAAGATGGCACCCACCGTCCTGGTTCACAGCAGAGCTGGAAGTGGCCTAGTGCTCTCCGGAAGTGAGATTCCGAAAGAAACACTATCTCCTCCAGGAAACGGCTGTGCTATCTATAGATCTGAGATCATTAGCACGGCTCCCTCGTCCTGGGTGGTGCCTGGGCCAAGTCCTAACGAAGAGAACAATGGCAAAGGCCTGCCGCTGAAGAACAAGGCCTTGGACTGGGCCCTCCCGCAGCAGCGCAGTTCTTCGTGTCCCCGCATGGGCGCCACCGACACCGTGGTCACTAATGTGTCCGGCTCAGTGTCCAGTGCCGGCCGCCCAGCCTCTGCATCTCCAGCCCCAAACGCCACTGCTGATGGCAGCAAGACCAGCAGGGGCTCTGTGGACACCACACCGTCTGTCATCCAGCACGTGGGCCAGCCCCCGACCACGCCTGCCAAGCACAGCGGCAGCACCGGCAGCAAGGGCGCCAAAGCCAGCAACCCAGAGCCAAGCTTCAAAGCAAATGAGAACGGGCTCCCACCAAGCTCGATATTTCTCTCTCCAAATGAGGCGTTCAGGTCCCCACCAATTCCCTACCCCAGGAGTTACCTCCCTTACCCAGCACCCGAAGGCATTGCCTTAAGTCCCCTCTCCTTGCATGGCAAAGGCCCTGTCTACCCTCACCCGGTGTTGTTGCCCAGCGGCAGTCTCTTTCCTGGGCACCTCGCCCCAAAGCCTGGACTGCCCTACGGGCTGCCCACAGGCCGGCCGGAGTTCGTGACCTACCAGGACGCGCTGGGGTTGGGCATGGTGCATCCCATGTTGATACCTCACACACCCATTGAGATCACTAAAGAGGAGAAACCAGAGAGGAGGTCCCGGTCCCATGAGAGGGCCCGCTACGAGGACCCAAGCCTCCGAAACAGGTTTTCCGAGATACTCGAAGCTAGTGGCACCAAGTTACATCCAGAAGTCACCACGGACAAGAACCTCAAGCCCAGCCCTAGCTGGAATCAAGGGAAGACCGTTGTTAAGAGTGACAAGCTTGTCTATGTAGACCTCCTCCGGGAAGAGCCCGACGCGAAGACTGAAGCCAACACATCCAAACCCGGCTTCACAGCTGAGAGTGTCGGCCAGAGCACTGAGCCCAGCAAACCCCCAGCTGAGCCGGCCCTGCAGCCCCACCGGGATTTCGTCACCCTCAGAGATGAGCTGGGGCGCATCAATGACTTCCACGACACCTATGCTTTCAAACAGGCTCCAGGCCAGTCAGTTTTCAACTTAAGCAAGGAGAATGTTCCAGCGGGAACCAACAAGGAGAATCTGGCAATGCCGGTCTCCACTCCGTTCCTGGAGCCGACCCCGGGGAGCGATGGCCCTGCGGTCACTTTCGGGAAAACCCAAGAGGAACCCAAACCATTTTGCGTGGGCGGTGCCCCACCGAGCGTGGACGCCACCCCCACCTATACCAAAGATGGAGCCGATGAGGCAGAATCAACTGATGGCAAAGTTCTGAAACCAAAGCCATCTAAGCTGGCAAAGAGAATCGCCAACTCTGCTGGTTACGTGGGTGACCGGTTCAAGTGCGTCACTACCGAACTGTATGCCGATTCCAGTCAGCTCAGCCGGGAGCAGCGGGCATTGCAG CGTGCAATGATGCGCTTCTCAGAGTTGGAGATGAAAGAGCGAGAAGGTGGCCACCCCCCAACCAAGGACTCCGAGGTGTGCAAATTCAGCCCCACtgactgggaaaggttgaaaggaaGTCAGGACAAAAAGCCAAAGTCGGtcgccctggaggaggccattGCCGACCACAACAACAGTGAGAGAT GCGATTATAGTGCCGGAAGCAAACACGACCCCTTTGAAGCCCCAGACGACAAAGATGTTTCCGTGGAGAAATACTTCCTGGATCGGCAGCCGGTGAGCGATCCCTCCGCCGACCAGGTCACCCCAGACATGCCGAACAGCCCCACCCTCCGGGCGGACAGAAAGCGCAAGGTCTCAGGGGACAGCAGCCACACTGAGACCACTGTGGAAGAGCTCCCTGAGGACCCGCTGCTGAAAGCCAAGCGAAGACGGGTCTCCAAAG GGCTCCATCCCAAAAAGCAACGCCACTTGCTGCACCTTAGAGAACGGTGGGAGCAGCAGGTGTCGGCAGCAGAGAGCAAACCTGGCCGGCAGGGCAGGAAGGAAGTGACCCAGGCAGCTCAGCCTGAGGTTGCCGCCCAGGGCAATAACATCTCCGAAGAGAAACCTGGCAGGAAAAGGGCAGAAGCCAAAGGCAACAGAACCTGGTCGGAAGAGTCCCTCAAATCCAGTGACAGTGAACAAG GTTTGCCTGTGTTCTCCGGCTCTCCGCCCATGAGGAGCTTTTCATCCACCAATTTAACCGGCAGAAAGCAGAGTCAGCCAAGCTGTACGGCAGGCTCGAGGCTGCCTGCCAAACAgcagaaaattaaagaaagccaGAAGACAGATGTGCTGTGCACGGACGAAGAGGAGGATTGCCAGGCTGCCTCCCTGCTGCAGAGATACCCCGACAACAGCGAGAAACCATCCGGGAAGCGACTGTGCAAAACCAAGCATTTGATCCCGCAGGAGCCCAGGCGGAGCTTGCCGCTGCCAGGGGACTACTACGTGGAGAATGCCGATGGCAAG GTGACCGTCCGGAGATTCCGAAAGCGGCCCGAGCCCAGTTCCGACTATGATCTGTCACCGGCCAAGCAAGACCAGAAGCCGCTGGACCGTTTGCAACCACTGCTACCAGTTTCGCAGACGTCACAGCTGCCCTGCTCAAGCTCTCCGCCGGAGGCCACCCAGTCCCGCCCGATGCCACCAGAAGCGCGGAGGCTTATTGTCAATAAGAATGCAGGCGAGACGCTCCTGCAGCGGGCTGCCCGGCTGGGCTACGAG GAAGTGGTCTTGTACTGCCTGGAGAATAAGATTTGTGATGTGAACCATCGAGACAACGCGGGTTACTGTGCCCTGCATGAAGCTTGTGCAAGGGGATGGCTCAATATTGTACGACATCTCCTTGAATATGGCGCTGATGTCAACTGCAGTGCCCAGGATGGGACCAG GCCTCTCCACGATGCCGTCGAGAACGATCACTTGGAAATTGTCCGCTTGCTCCTCTCCTATGGTGCTGACCCCACCCTGGCGACGTACTCAGGTAGAACCATCATGAAAATGACCCACAGCGAACTTATGGAAAAGTTCTTAACAG atTATTTAAACGACCTGCAGGGTCGCGATGATGATGACAGCAGCCCcaacagcagtagcaacagcaatGTCTCTTGGGATTTCTATGGCAGCTCTGTGTGTG AACCAGATGATGAAAGTGGTTATGACGTTTTAGCAAACCCCCCTGGACCAGAGGATGAGGACGATGATAATGACACCTGCAGCGACATGTTTGAATTCGAGTTCTCAGAAAGCCCCCTCTTGCCGTGTTATAATGTCCAAGTGTCCGTTGCTCAAGG GCCTCGGAACTGGCTATTGCTTTCAGACGTGctcaagaaactgaaaatgtcCTCCCGCATATTTCGCTGCAATTTCCCAAACGTGGAAATTGTCACCATTGCGGAGGCTGAGTTCTACCGGCAAGTGTCAGCTAGCCTCTTATTCTCATGCTCCAAAGACCTAGAAGCCTTTAATCCTGAAAGCAAGGAGCTCTTAGATCTGGTGGAGTTCACGAACGAGCTTCAGACTCTGCTGGGCTCATCCATGGAGTGGCTCCACCCCAGCGACACGGGCCCGGACGACCACTGGTGA